One genomic window of Nicotiana sylvestris chromosome 10, ASM39365v2, whole genome shotgun sequence includes the following:
- the LOC104211330 gene encoding uncharacterized protein, producing MLNVISLSVENYGISCTIWPEICHFLGLWGDFNVIWDEEERFGGLHVSLNEVNDLRHCVNTCNLTDLGFKGSIYTWWNGQAGDDCIFKRLDRCLANTEFQQIFPALEITHLSKIGSDHNPMLLKCREDAAPLKKLKKALSTWSRATYGDIFQKIASLEEVVMVHEAEFERHPTTQNRENLLKVQAELIRYLALEEEFWKQKFGIVWFQDGNRNTRFFHA from the exons ATGCTAAATGTAATCTCATTGAGCGTAGAGAATTATGGGATATCATGTACTATTTGGCCAGAGATATGTCACTTCCTTGGCTTGTGGGGTGATTTCAATGTTATTTGGGATGAGGAAGAGAGGTTTGGTGGATTGCATGTATCACTGAATGAGGTTAATGATCTTAGGCATTGTGTTAACACATGTAATCTCACTGATCTAGGCTTCAAAGGCAGCATATATACTTGGTGGAATGGACAGGCTGGAGATGATTGTATTTTCAAAAGATTGGATAGGTGCTTGGCTAATACAGAATTTCAACAGATATTTCCTGCTCTTGAAATCACTCACTTATCTAAAATAGGGTCTGATCATAACCCTATGTTATTGAAGTGTAGAGAAGATGCAGCACCA ttgaagaaactaaagaaagcGTTATCAACATGGAGTAGGGCAACCTATGGGGATATATTTCAGAAAATAGCAAGTTTAGAGGAAGTGGTAATGGTGCATGAAGCTGAGTTCGAGAGGCATCCAACAACTCAAAATAGGGAAAATTTGTTGAAAGTCCAAGCTGAACTTATTAGATATTTGGCTCTTGAGGAGGAGTTTTGGAAGCAAAAATTTGGTATAGTTTGGTTCCaagatggaaaccggaacacaaGGTTTTTTCACGCATAA
- the LOC138879503 gene encoding uncharacterized protein has protein sequence MVTVEKSTDQRVQTANKFPLLEVIDDGNNENNQLAIVEVNASQNSPVQNSNEAGRLNPAAPAFRPTDFGIASSKVGNTPNSKEAGKGDRVTIDQGVPKETTAQWVGRTFVNNTATNQSYQDVHSQSMKFTGIDGIVEGDEGLQLDGKKLWHQQTEVDSEEGEVPDGANGEEESADEENDQEEQSVNNKNKGQETRVESSNTVKESVQITEVQRVSKEDGNKQLLSSNPSKDLPPADPNLGPTKPTGGTEKGVKSSDPQLPKASNEEIIERPTDPKQRRSAEGVKDKQDDANKKQLIKEKAATPLIPMNIQQQLAAQGDDLREEDNMEEAGRDFDEESTT, from the coding sequence ATGGTTACTGTTGAAAAATCTACAGATCAAAGGGTTCAAACAGCCAACAAATTTCCATTATTGGAGGTAATTGATGATGGGAATAATGAGAACAATCAGTTGGCAATAGTAGAGGTGAATGCAAGTCAAAATAGTCCTGTTCAAAACTCTAATGAAGCTGGGAGATTAAATCCAGCTGCTCCAGCTTTTAGACCTACTGATTTTGGGATTGCATCTTCTAAAGTTGGTAACACTCCAAATTCGAAAGAGGCTGGGAAAGGAGATAGAGTTACAATTGATCAAGGTGTTCCTAAAGAGACTACTGCTCAATGGGTTGGTAGAACATTTGTTAATAATACTGCAACAAATCAGTCATATCAGGATGTTCACTCACAGTCAATGAAATTTACTGGAATAGATGGGATAGTTGAGGGAGATGAAGGACTACAACTAGATGGGAAGAAACTGTGGCATCAACAAACTGAAGTGGACTCAGAAGAAGGAGAAGTACCAGATGGTGCTAATGGGGAGGAGGAATCAGCAGATGAAGAGAATGATCAAGAAGAGCAAAGTGTaaataacaaaaacaaagggCAGGAAACAAGGGTAGAAAGCAGTAACACTGTGAAAGAAAGTGTACAAATTACAGAAGTGCAGAGGGTCTCAAAAGAAGATGGAAATAAGCAGCTATTGAGTTCTAATCCTAGCAAGGATTTGCCTCCAGCTGATCCAAACCTAGGCCCTACAAAACCTACTGGTGGTACAGAGAAGGGAGTAAAATCCAGTGATCCTCAACTACCAAAGGCTAGCAATGAAGAAATAATTGAGAGGCCTACAGATCCTAAACAGAGAAGAAGTGCAGAGGGAGTCAAAGACAAACAGGATGATGCAAATAAAAAGCAGCTAATTAAAGAGAAAGCAGCTACTCCATTGATCCCTATGAATATACAACAACAACTTGCAGCACAAGGTGACGATCTTAGAGAGGAGGACAACATGGAAGAGGCAGGGAGAGACTTTGATGAAGAATCAACAACATAA
- the LOC104211331 gene encoding UDP-glucuronate:xylan alpha-glucuronosyltransferase 2-like: MSLPPYIKEGVIRCPCVKCDCMKFGKLEEVKVHLYMVGFIANYFVWTNHGEMDGSHGIFHNMVVGESRRSRENRNSDSRIHDMVANAFGMHFGGEPNENIEQTPNDEARHFYEQLEEASHPLREGRPHSELSVAVRLLSIKSDWNISQAAMDSFIDLMRELVDEEIELPVMDVKGKTKDNPKARMDLQEYCRQPELHLQTSNNGKLFKPKESYTFTLEERRQICDWVNDPNNGVNQFLKDISWGPGVEVTTYSKQVYYAPYPFRRNKSDWWVVIKTKPSSVHQIVRSAPLSKALIIKINLVFLACFLIAYAGLLLRPSTSVYHENAESIVVCSSRECKAGGEIKMKEELKQPVVNDTIRKMIKHDQLSSFLDTMGKGTNSKIGMVNMEDENISDWSKHGDIIIPVEFEKVSDLFEWKDLFPPWIDEEEEIIVPKCPKIPMPVFDNYGRMDMIVAKLPCKYPEEGWGRDVFRVQVHLVVANLVVKRGKKGLNGKIKVVFLSKCRPMVELFRCDDLMKQEGDWWYYQLDVVKLEQKVSLPIGSCNLALPFWGKEMNEVYDVSHIKSITKTAKREAYATVLHSSEDYVCGALALAQSLLRTGTKHDLLLLLDLSISEPKREALVKAGWKLRFIDRIRNPRAKNKTYNEYNYSKFRLWQLTDYDKIIFVDSDIIVLRNIDFLFYLPQLSATGNSRSIFNSGLMVIEPSNCTFDMFMQRTKDVISYNGGDQGFLNEVFVWWHRLPRRINFLKDFWTKKNGISRKDHWYGADPPILYTIHYLGLKPWMCYRDYDCNWNVLEYHEYANDDAHWRWWKFHDTMDEKLQKYCGLSRLDIIRLEWMRNKAEKLGFKNEHWKINVTDPRRLV, translated from the exons atgtcacttccgCCATACATAAaagaaggagtaattaggtgcccttgtgttaagtgcgactgtatgaagtttggaaaacTAGAGGAAGTTAAGGTTCATCTTTATATGGTAGGGTTTATAGcgaattactttgtgtggactaatcatggagagatgGATGGTAGTCatgggatatttcataacatggttgttggtGAAAGTAGAAGGTCGAGGGAGAATAGAAATAGTGATTCcagaattcatgatatggttgcgAATGCTTTTGGAATGCACTTTGGGGGTGAGCCCAACGAAAATattgaacaaactcctaatgatgaagcaagacatttttatgaacagttagaggaagctagtcaTCCACTACGTGAAGGACGTCCGCACTCTGAGttgtctgttgcagttagattactaagtatcaaatctgattggaatatttctcaagcagccatggattctttcattgaccttatgcgTGAACTAGTTGACGAGGAAATCGaattacctg tgatggatgttaaaggtaagacaaaggataacccgaaggctagaatggacttacaagaatattgcaggcAGCCTGAATTACACTTGCAGACATCAAACAATGGTAAGTTATTCAAGCCCAAAGaaagttacacattcactttggaggaaagacggcagatttgtgattgg gtaaatgatccaaataatggtgtaaatcaatttttgaaagatatatcttggggacctggggTTGAGGTCACAACATATTCCAA gcaagtgtattatgctccttatccatttCGGCGGAATAAGTCTgattggtgggttgtaatcaaaactaagcct tccagtgttcaccaaata gtgcggTCA GCTCCTCTATCAAAGGCGTTGATCATCAAAATCAACTTGGTTTTCTTGGCTTGCTTCTTGATTGCTTACGCCGGCCTTCTTCTCCGTCCATCAACTTCTGTTTATCACGAAAATGCAGAATCCATTGTTGTATGCTCGTCGCGTGAATGTAAG GCCGGAGGTGAGATAAAGATGAAAGAAGAGTTGAAACAACCAGTGGTTAACGATACAATAAGAAAAATGATAAAGCATGATCAATTGTCTAGTTTCTTGGACACGATGGGAAAAGGTACGAATTCGAAAATTGGGATGGTGAATATGGAGGACGAGAATATTAGCGACTGGAGCAAACACGGAGATATTATAATACCAGTAGAATTCGAGAAGGTTTCAGACTTGTTTGAATGGAAAGATTTGTTTCCACCAtggatagatgaagaagaagagataATTGTACCCAAATGTCCTAAAATACCAATGCCAGTTTTCGATAACTACGGTAGGATGGACATGATTGTTGCAAAATTGCCATGCAAGTATCCAGAAGAAGGGTGGGGAAGAGATGTGTTTAGGGTGCAAGTGCACCTTGTGGTGGCAAATTTGGTAGTGAAGAGAGGAAAAAAGGGTTTGAATGGGAAGATAAAAGTGGTGTTTTTGAGCAAATGTAGGCCTATGGTGGAGTTGTTTAGATGTGATGATTTAATGAAACAAGAAGGAGATTGGTGGTATTATCAACTGGATGTTGTTAAGTTGGAACAAAAGGTTTCTTTGCCAATTGGTTCTTGCAATTTAGCTTTGCCTTTCTGGGGAAAAG AAATGAACGAAGTCTACGATGTTTCTCACATTAAAAGCATCACAAAGACAGCAAAACGAGAAGCCTACGCCACAGTTCTTCATTCCTCTGAAGATTATGTTTGTGGTGCACTTGCTCTAGCTCAAAGTCTTCTCAGAACAGGAACCAAACATGATCTTCTTCTCCTTTTGGACCTCAGTATCTCCGAGCCTAAACGTGAGGCCCTCGTCAAAGCCGGTTGGAAACTCCGATTCATCGATAGAATCCGAAACCCTAGAGCTAAGAACAAGACATATAATGAATACAACTATAGCAAGTTCAGGCTATGGCAACTCACAGACTATGACAAGATCATTTTTGTCGACTCTGATATAATCGTCCTTCGTAACAtcgattttcttttctatttgccCCAGTTGTCAGCTACAG GTAACAGCAGGTCCATTTTCAATTCCGGACTAATGGTGATCGAGCCATCAAATTGCACGTTCGATATGTTCATGCAACGTACTAAAGATGTTATCTCATATAATGGAGGTGATCAAGGCTTCCTTAATGAAGTGTTTGTATGGTGGCATAGGTTACCAAGAAGGATAAATTTCTTGAAAGATTTTTGGACAAAAAAAAATGGGATTAGTCGTAAGGACCATTGGTATGGAGCAGATCCTCCAATTCTTTATACTATACATTATCTAGGATTAAAGCCATGGATGTGTTATAGGGACTATGATTGTAATTGGAATGTTCTTGAATATCATGAGTACGCGAACGATGACGCACATTGGAGATGGTGGAAATTTCATGATACCATGGATGAGAAATTACAGAAATATTGTGGGTTGTCAAGGTTGGACATAATACGCTTGGAATGGATGAGGAACAAGGCTGAAAAATTGGGGTTCAAAAATGAACATTGGAAGATAAATGTTACTGATCCAAGACGGCTTGTTTGA